TTTCTTTTCATCTCAAGAACATACAAATAACCTTCTTCTCCAGGATTAAAAGGTTTTAGATAAATAATCTTTTTTCCTTCCATAACTTGTGGATTAAAATCAAATGTAAGTTCATTTGTTTTCTGCGAAAATACAGTAACTTTATCCAAAAAACTATTTATGTCTTCAACCTTATTTTGTGCCAAAGACACCAAAGCCTTTTTTGACTGTCTTTGCAACGAGTACACTAAAATAATATTCGAAAACAATATCAATACCAAAAATAGAAGAACATAGTTCAAAGAAATACGATCTTCTAATTTTAAATTTTTCATAATTTACTCCTTATTTAAAGATAAATCCAATTCCTCTCACTGTTTGAATAAATCTTCTTTCGTAAGGTCTGTCAATTTTATCTCTCAAATATTTGATATATAAATCCAAAATGTTATCATTTCCAATATAATCAAATCCCCAAACTTCTTCCAATATTTTATCTCTCGATAAAACAATCCCTTTATTCAGAACTAAAAAGTCAAGCAATTCAAATTCTCTTTTTGACAATTGAATCAGATCTTTTCCGTAACCTCTAAAAATTTCATAAGTCGAATAATTTATTGTCAAGTCTTCAAATTCAAATAGTCCTTTATGATCAACCGATTTTTTAGTTCTTCTTAATAATGCTTTTATTCTAGCAAGCAATTCTTCATTTGAAAATGGTTTAGTCATGTAATCATCAGCACCATAATCAAATCCAACAACCTTATCACTTATTTCATCTTTAGCTGTAAGCATAATTATAGGAACTTGTGAAGTTTCCCTCACTCTTTTACAAACTTCCATTCCACTCATTTTTGGAAGCATTACATCTAGCAAGATTAAGTCATATGATCCGTATTTAGCCATATTTAATCCTTCTTTACCGTCATATGCAAAAAACACATCAAAACCTTCAAATTTTAATTCAATTTCAAGAAGTCTTGAAATTTTTGGGTCGTCTTCCACAACCAATATTTTTTCTTTCATCATTTATCACCACTTTTATTTTAATTTATTTTAATTCATTGTAGTTATTATACCTTATTTTTTAAAATTTGTATACACTTTTATCTTTTTTTTTAAACAATTTTTATATAAAAAATAATTATAATAAAATTAATATAGCTATTTTTTTACGAATTTTACTTTTATTTTATTAAATTTTTAGTTAAATAATTATTATAAAAATTTAATTTTAAAAATTTTCTTTGTCCATATCACTATCTGATTTTCCCTCAGGAAGTTTTATTCTAAGCAAGTCCATCGGTCCCATTTCAACATCAGTTTTGATAATTGCTATTGTATTTGGATTTACATGGTCTTCATATTCTTCTTTTTTTGTATTAAAAAAGTTTTTCACTTTAAATTTCACAACTTCCGACTCTGGTCTTACAAGTTCCAATTCCTGTGTTGCAAAAACCTGATTTCTAATTTGAATTTTATATTTATTCGTATCTACTTTTTCTAGTACATTTGCAACCAATCTGTAAGTCTGGCTATAAGAAAGCCCTGTCTTATAATTTTGATCCTTTTCAGTCGTAGGCCCTAAGAAAAATCCATTTGAATATTGTCTATGACTAATTGTTTTAAGTTCTTTTAACCAATCTTCATCATATTTATAATTTCCTGAATAATAAGAATCTAGTGCTCTTTTATACTGTTTTACAACAGTTGAATTATAATAAATACTCTTCATTCTTCCTTCAATTTTTAGAGAATCGACACCCGCTTCAATAATTTTATCAATAAATTCAATTGTACACAAATCTTTTGCATTAAACATAAATGTTCCATCTTCATTTTCTATAACATCATGCGCCCCTGTTTCTTCATGCCCTTCTGCAATAACTTTATAATTCCAACGGCAATCTTGCGCACAAATTCCACGATTTGAATCTCTTCCAGTAAAATAGTTGCTAAGCAGACATCTACCCGAATAAGTCATGCACATCGCTCCATGAATAAACACTTCTATTTCAACATCTGGCACTTTTTCACGAATCTTTTTAATTTCGTTTAATGACATTTCTCTTGCCAAAATAACTCTTTTAGCTCCCATCTCTTTCCAAGTTTTTACACTCATCCAGTTTGTATTGTTAGCTTGTGTACTAACATGTATTCTCAAGTTTGGAGCATGTTCTCTAACTAGCTGAAAAACTCCAAGGTCTGCCACAATTGCCGCATCTGCTCCATATTCTTCCAATTTTTTAATAAATCTTGGCATATATTCAATTTCTGCGTTATGCGCAAAAATATTCAGTGTCACATACACTTTTTTCCCCAAGCTATGAGCATAATCAATAGCTTGTTTTAATTCTTTGTTATTAAAATTAGAGGACATTCCTCTCAAGTTAAAGGCGTTTCCTCCAATAAAACAAGCGTCCGCTCCAAAATGAAAAGCACTTTTTAACTTTTCCATATTTCCAGCAGGTGCTAATAACTCCACTCTTTTTCTCTTTTCCATCTTTTCTCCTTAACTTTTTAATTATTTTCTGTTTGCAATTTTTTTATTCAGACGGCGGCAAATGTTGTTCATCTTTTATATTCAAGAATTGTTGATATGAAGCTTCAAACGATAATTTTATCGTTCCAATCGGTCCACTTCTATGTTTTCCAATTATTAATTCCACTTCTTCACCTTTTTCATTTCCTTCACTACTGTTAGCGTTACTACCACTGCTATCATCAGAAGTTTCGCCTTGTTCTTCATCATCAAAATTATTTTTTTTGTAATAACTGTCACGATATAAAAACATCACTAAATCAGCATCCTGCTCTATCGCTCCAGATTCTCTCAAGTCAGACAGCATCGGTCTTTTATCATTTCTTTGCTCAACTCCCCTAGAAAGTTGCGATAAAGTTAAAATTGGTATATTCAATTCTTTTGCAAGAAGTTTTAACGAACGAGAAATTTCTGATATTTCCTGTTCCCTGCTTTTTCTATAACCTTCCTGCGGACTTATAAGCTGCAAATAGTCAATCAAAAGAAAATCTAATTTTCCTTCTGATTTTAATCTACGAGCTGTTGATTTTAATTCCATCATATTTACACTTGCAGAATCTGATATATAAAGTGGCATCTCAGTAATTTCACCAAAAATTTCACCCATTTTAAACATTTCTTCTTTTTTAAGCATATTATCTTTAAGCGATTTTAGTCTTATTCTTGCCATAATTGACAAAATTCTGTCAAATAGCTGCTCATTTCCCATCTCCAAACTGTAGACTAAAACATGCTTATTTTGTTTTGCAACACTTATCGCAAGATTTAGTGCAAATGCCGTTTTTCCCATAGCAGGTCTAGCTGCAAGAATCATTAAGTCAGAACCGTGCAGACCTCCTGTCATCTGATCAAAAGCAAAATATCCTGTAGGTATTCCACTCAACTCGCTTGTCGAATTCTGATATTCATCCAGTAACTTTATTTTTTGATCAGCTAATTCTGCAACTCTTATAATATCTTGATGCTGCTTTTTCTTGGAAATTTCAAAAATTTTCTTTTCAGCATCATCTATTATTTTTTCAATACTGCTGTAACTATTTTGCGATAATTTTATAATTTCTTCTCCAACATCAATAAGCTGTCTTTGAATTGATTTTTCTTTTATTATTCTGGCATAAGTTGTTGCATTTGCCGCTGTTGAAACAACTTCTGTAAAATCGTAAATGGTATCTTCTCCGCCAACTTCTTCCAAAAGGTTATTCTTTTTCAAAAGTTCAACAATTACGAGAACTTCAATAATTTTTCCGTTCTCATGAGCTTTTTTCATCTCATTAAATAATATTTTATGACTTCCCTTGTAAAAATCTTCTTCATTTACAATTTCTAAAATTTCAGACATAATTTTGGGTTTTAAAAATATTGAACCAATTAAACCTTCTTCAGCTTTTATACTGTATGTTTTCTCAGGTAATCCCATTCTCTCATCAGTCAAATTTAAATCGTCTATATCCATTTTTTTCCTTTACTAAAAAATTTTAAAAAACTATTTTGCTTCCACTTTCACTTTTATACTTCCTTTTACTTCCGAATGAAGTTTTAACTCAACTGTATGAAGTCCCAAATCTTTCACTCTTGTGCTAGTCGAAATTTTCTTTTTATCAATTTCAATATTTAATTGATCTTTTATTGCTTCAGAAATTTCCTTTGCTCCAATTGAACCAAAAACTTTTCCGTTTTCTCCAGCTTTAACTTTTAGTACAACTTCTTTTTTTGCAAGTATATCTTTCAATTCATTTGCTTCCTTTACATCTCTTGCATGATTTTTTTCTATCTTTTCATTTTTTTTCTGTAATTTATTAATGTTTTCTGGTGTTGCCAAAACTGCTTTATTTTTATTCAACAAAAAATTGTTGGCATATCCATCTTTTACTTCTATAATTTCATCTTTTTTCCCTATTCCTTTAATTGTTTCTGTCAAAATTACCTTAATTTTCATTTTAAAAATCTCCTTTTATTTTTATTTTTTATTTATTTAATCTTTTTATTCTTGATTTTTTTGTTTCAAAATTTTTCCTTCGAAAAATTCAGTCATTTTATCCAAAAATTTTTTACTTTCGCTTTTAACCTTATTTCTTAAAACTACGGCTTTTACTTCAATATTAGTTTTACAAACTTTATTTATCGCTTCTTCTATTTTTCTCTTGTCTTCTCCCATAATTTTATTTTTAATAAAGTCATTTTCAACTTCTATACAAAGCATCTCTTTTTCTATTTCCAAAAAACTTGCATTTTGAAAATAAAATGGAAAAGCCATATTTAAATTTTCCAACTCATTCATTATCTTTTTAATTCTTTTTCTAAAAATAGAAATATCAATATTTTCATTAGATTCTGATTCTGATTCTAATTCTAATTCCATTGTTTCTTCTGCAATTTCTTTTTTAGAATTATCCTCGATTTTTTCTTTTTTCTCAAAACCTTTTTTAGAAGTTCTATTTGCTTCTTTTAAATAATCAAAAGTTTCTAAATTATCGTAAGATTTTCTTTCATTCTCAATATCAAGATTCTCAAAATCTTCTAATTTTTTTTCTAAAAGTTTAACTCTCTTATTTTTATACAATTCATAAATCAAGACATACCCAAGAAGTCTTTTATCCTCCTCATACTTAAATTCATTTAGTGTAAAATAAATCGAACTTACCGTATCAAGCAAAAAATTTACTTTGACTTCTTCACTTTTTCTAAACTGTTCTTTCAAATAATAAGCAAAATCTTTTAAAAAATTTTCAATCACTACTCCGTCTTCCCAAATTCTATCAATAAAATCGATAAGTTTTTCTTTATTTGCAAGAAAAATTAAATTCAAAAATTCTCTTAAAAGAATTTCTGGAACAACTCCCAATGCCTTTTGCGTCTTTGAAATATCAATTGCTTCCCCAGAATAATTTGACACAACTTGCTCAAAAATTGAAAAGCTATCTCTTGCACTTCCTTCAGATTTTTTATATATCAAATCCAGACTTTCTTCATCAATTTTAATATCTTCTTTAAAAGCGACTCTTTTCAACAATTTTATTATACCTTTTTTATCAATTGGCAAAAAATCATATCTTTGACATCGAGAAATAACTGTATCTGGAATTTTATCAATTTCCGTTGTAGCCAAAATAAATATTATATGTGACGGCGGTTCTTCTAGTGTCTTTAAAAGTGCATTAAACGCTTCTTTTGTGAGCATATGAACCTCATCAATTATATAAATTTTCTTTCTTCCTTTTACGGGTCTATAATTTATTTTCTCTTTTAATTCCCTAATTTCATCAATTCCACGATTGGATGCCGCATCAATTTCCACCATATCCATAGAAATTCCCTTACTTATTTCAACACAGTTTTCACAAACTCCACAAGGAGAATCCGTTACATCTTCACTGTTTAAGCAATTTACTCCTTTTGCAATAAGTCTTGCAATCGTAGTTTTTCCAACTCCACGAGGTCCGTTAAATAAATAAGCATGTGATAATTTATTTTCTCTCAAAGAATTTTTTATAGCACGAGTTACAAATTCCTGTCCCGCTATTTCATCAAAATTTTGAGGACGATATTTTCTATACAATGTAATATTCAATATTCTCACTTCTCATTTCTTTTTATGACTGTTTTTATTATATCATTTTTAATAAAATTTGTGAACCACAAAAAAATTTTAAATAAATAATAATAATGTAGAATAAATACAAAAAATAAAAAATTGGCAGTCCAAACTACCAATTTTAAATTTATATTTTCACTTTATATTTTATTTTTTCATTTTTTGTAAAAAAGCTAATGCTTTGTCTATATCAGCTTCATTTTTTTCATCTTGTGCATATTCTATATATTTAACAGTATTATCTTTATCCAAAATGATTAACGCACGAGTAAGAAGACCTTTTTCTTTAATAAACAATCCATTTTGCAGACCAAACTGGTGGTATTTAAAGTCTGAAACAGCTTTTATTCCATTTATGTCATTTTCTGTACAAAATCTAGCTTGTGCAAATGGTGTGTCTTCTGTAATCGAATAAAATTTTATAGCTGGATTTTTTTTAGCTTCATCATTCAAAATTTTCGTCTGAAGTGAACAAACTTTTGTATCTAAAGAAGGTGCTGTATACAAAACTTTTATATTTTTATCATCAAAAATATTTTTTTCCTCCAATTTTGTATTTACAACTAATGGAACTTGAGTTATTTTGTCGCCAACTTTCAATTTTTTTCCAACGATTGTAATTGGCTCTCCACCCATTTTAATTTTCAAATCATTTTCAGATTTTAAACTATTTACATATTCCACATAATTTTTAGAAACACCTTGTGATTCTTCAACTTTACTACTATTTTTACTTCCACAAGAAACTATTACAAGTAAAATTAGAGAATTTAAAATTATTTTTTTCATAAATTTTTTCCTTTATATTTATATTTTTATATTTATATTTTATTTTTTATTTTTTTATTATAGCACCAAAAATTCTTTTTTGCAAATACAAATGTTTTTTGGGTTTTATTTTTTTATAAATGTAATCTTCGCTTAAATTCCTCTTTATACGACTTATACGAATATCGTAAAAGTATATTTAAGATAAAAAGCGGAATTGAGGAAAATATTGACCAGGTCATTTTTTGGCTTATTATGAGTTCTAGCACAAGTAAAAATATTCCGACAAAAAAAATAAAAAAATTTAATATTTTTAATTTATCTGATTTATGCTTATCCCAAACAAATGAAAAAATCAATCCAATTACTGTAAATGCCACAACAATCGGAATTCCCAATTTCAAACTCCAAGTCAAGACTTTATCTCCATAATCCAAAATTAAAAAATAACCGCTAAGTCCGAAAAAGCAAATGAATAAATTTGTTCTCATTCTGTAAGAATCAAGCAAAATAAATAAAAATAAGTCAAAAATTAAAATTGATGGAATTGTGTAATATCCCCATTTTAATTTTTTATACATTATAATATTTTGAAAAAGCACTTCTAAAATTGAAATTATTGAAATTGAAAAAAAAGACAAAAATACGGTTTTCTTCACTCTTTTCATTTTTAATTCATAAATATTTATATTTATTTTTGGATATTCACTTTCATAAATATTTTTTTCCAAATCTTCCATTTGTGGTACAGGTGTTTCACACAAAGGACACTTTTTTACGCCATCTTCAAGTTCCACGCCACATTTTACACAATACATCTCATTTTCCTTTCTTTAATTTATTTATTTTTTTAATAATTTGTTATAATTTTTGACCTTATTCCCCGCTTTCGCAAATAAATAAAAAAATCTCGTTCTATTTCGTAATTTGTAGTCAAATTCCCAAAGTTTATATATATTTTTTTTGTATCGCTAATTACTCCAACTTTTACTTTACATCTCTTGCTAGGTGGTGGCAAAAATCTAAATCCCAAAATATATTTTTCGTATTTCGGCTCAATTCTAAAAATTCCCAAATTTGAAAATCCCGTCGTATATCCCCGCTCGCCGTAATAGTCAAAAATAAATGGAAAAAACATTCGCTTTATAAAATACGGGACTATTTGTATTAAAATATTCTCAACTGGATTCATCGCTTTATAAATACTTTTGTAAAACTCCTTTTCATTTATTTTAAGAGCAAAATAATTATCCAAATATGTGATGATTTCCGAGAGCGAATAAGTCCCAAGACTTGCATCAATGCTTGGTGTTATGTTCATGAAAAAATTTCTGTAAGTATTTTCACAAAAAATTTTTCTCAAATCCACAGGAACACCAATAACAATCGGATTTTTCGCACTTGAATATCTATCAAGTAAAATTTTAAAATAAACAGCGAGTAAATATTTTCCAATTGTTGTGTTATGTTTTTTACTTTCTTTTTTTATTTCACTTAAAAGAATTTCTCCTGTTGTTATATGATACTGACCTTTTTTTAATATCTTTAGTGGCAAATGAAATGCTGATTTTATTGTCACTTCTTTACTCACTTTTCGCAAATACTTTTCATATGAATTTACATATCCATCTTTTTCAACATTTTTGACTTCTTCAAAATTTTTTTCTTCTTCTGTTTCTGTGAAAAATTTCGTTTTATTTTTTATAAAAAAATATTTTCGTTCTAAATATTTTTCTATTAAATCTCTAAAAAATATCATAGCTCCCCCGCCGTCAGTCAAAAAATGAGCAATTTCCACCGAAAGTTTATTATTGTAATAAATTATTCTCAAAGGATTATTTTTTTGAATGTCTGTACATGGATAAGTTTTTTCTTTTTCGAGCATAAATCCAGTATTTTTTTCTTGAAGATAGTTCCAAAAAATTCCCTTTTTAAGCTCTGAATTAAAAAATGGATATTTTTTTTCCAAAAAAGGTAATATTTTCTGTAAAACTTCCAAGTCAACATTTTCCAAAAATTTAATGGAAAGTCTAAAACAAGTTGTTCTACCTTCACTTATGATAGAAGAATAAGTTTTTGCAAAAGCGTCTAATTTATACCAAACTTTTTCATTCTTTCTCATTCTTTTCCAGCCTTTCTAATTTATAATTTAATAATTTATAACTTTTAATTTTTAAAAAAAATTTTTTAGTTTTATATTATTATACAACGATTAATTTTATTTTTCCACACTTATATTTTTTATAACAAAATAGAATTATAAATTATAATTATAACATTTGTTTTGAATTAATTAGTTTTACCTCATAATCGTACTTTTTCTATTTTTTTCATAATAAGTATCCTGGACATAATATGCAGAACTATGATACAATGACAACAACAGGAGCTTCATTAGGAAAATCTCCTAGAGTTACAAATATTGGATTTAATCAAGATGATAGAAATAAACAAGAAGTAACTAGAAATACAGTAGTTGGAAATGCTGAAATAGGTAAAACTTCTGAAGGTTCAATAAATAGGGATGTTATGAAAGCTAATGAAGTTACAAAAGATTGCAGTGTTTGAGAGCTAGTCTATTAAGTATGCTACTAATCCTGATAAGTTGAAAGAAAATTCGAATAAGATTAAAGATAAAATAAAAGACATTACAAAGGCATTGGATAATTTAATTCATGTTTCAGAAAAAGAACTGGATATGCAGAGTTAAAATTTAAACCTGATGCATTCATTCGTCAAAAATATAATATGCAAAAAATATATTAGAGAGGTAAAATGATGAAAAAATTTATAGTTTTTATAATTTCATTAAATTTACTTGGTAGTGAGTTTAAAAAAATGGATGACAATTTTACTAGGAAAATGGATTTAAAATATGAAGAATTTATCTAAAAAAATGTTAATCATAAAGACTTTATCACTATTTCAGAAACATCGGGAAATATTATTATCTTTTTTAATCAGAAGAAAGAAATTAACAAAATCGTTTATTTTAATAAAAATAATAAAATAAAAAGAGAAGAAATTTATAAAAACGCAAATATTTATAAATTGAATATAGCAAGATATTTATATGGAGAAAATCTGAATGAACAATCAAATATAAAAACTGGTATTGAAAAGGTTGTAGAATATTATAATTATGAAGAAAACAAAATAAAAAAAATTATAATATTTTCTGGATTAGAAAAAGAATTTGAAATAGAATTTGATGAAATTGGCAATGTAAAGAATATTCTAAAAGAGACGGAGCTAAAAAAATGAAAAGGGTTATTTTATTAATAATATTATGTATTGTAAAGAAATAAAAATATTTGGCAGAATACCTGATTATTCTTATGATGAAACAATAATCAATCAGATTTTTTGTAGTCCAGATAATAAAGATTGTTTAAAAAATCTAACAACAGGTAATGTACCATTATATTATGATGGAAAAACAAATACTTTTATTCATAATGTATATAATCATTATACTACGTATTATTCGTATGATTTCGTTTTAAAATCTAAAAATTATGTTGAAAAAAAAGCTCAGATATATTTTAGAAAGAATAATTATCCAGAAATTCATTGTTTAAATAATTTAGATGAAGAG
This genomic stretch from Leptotrichia sp. oral taxon 218 harbors:
- a CDS encoding U32 family peptidase, translating into MEKRKRVELLAPAGNMEKLKSAFHFGADACFIGGNAFNLRGMSSNFNNKELKQAIDYAHSLGKKVYVTLNIFAHNAEIEYMPRFIKKLEEYGADAAIVADLGVFQLVREHAPNLRIHVSTQANNTNWMSVKTWKEMGAKRVILAREMSLNEIKKIREKVPDVEIEVFIHGAMCMTYSGRCLLSNYFTGRDSNRGICAQDCRWNYKVIAEGHEETGAHDVIENEDGTFMFNAKDLCTIEFIDKIIEAGVDSLKIEGRMKSIYYNSTVVKQYKRALDSYYSGNYKYDEDWLKELKTISHRQYSNGFFLGPTTEKDQNYKTGLSYSQTYRLVANVLEKVDTNKYKIQIRNQVFATQELELVRPESEVVKFKVKNFFNTKKEEYEDHVNPNTIAIIKTDVEMGPMDLLRIKLPEGKSDSDMDKENF
- a CDS encoding response regulator transcription factor — protein: MKEKILVVEDDPKISRLLEIELKFEGFDVFFAYDGKEGLNMAKYGSYDLILLDVMLPKMSGMEVCKRVRETSQVPIIMLTAKDEISDKVVGFDYGADDYMTKPFSNEELLARIKALLRRTKKSVDHKGLFEFEDLTINYSTYEIFRGYGKDLIQLSKREFELLDFLVLNKGIVLSRDKILEEVWGFDYIGNDNILDLYIKYLRDKIDRPYERRFIQTVRGIGFIFK
- the tpx gene encoding thiol peroxidase translates to MKKIILNSLILLVIVSCGSKNSSKVEESQGVSKNYVEYVNSLKSENDLKIKMGGEPITIVGKKLKVGDKITQVPLVVNTKLEEKNIFDDKNIKVLYTAPSLDTKVCSLQTKILNDEAKKNPAIKFYSITEDTPFAQARFCTENDINGIKAVSDFKYHQFGLQNGLFIKEKGLLTRALIILDKDNTVKYIEYAQDEKNEADIDKALAFLQKMKK
- the dnaX gene encoding DNA polymerase III subunit gamma/tau, which gives rise to MLNITLYRKYRPQNFDEIAGQEFVTRAIKNSLRENKLSHAYLFNGPRGVGKTTIARLIAKGVNCLNSEDVTDSPCGVCENCVEISKGISMDMVEIDAASNRGIDEIRELKEKINYRPVKGRKKIYIIDEVHMLTKEAFNALLKTLEEPPSHIIFILATTEIDKIPDTVISRCQRYDFLPIDKKGIIKLLKRVAFKEDIKIDEESLDLIYKKSEGSARDSFSIFEQVVSNYSGEAIDISKTQKALGVVPEILLREFLNLIFLANKEKLIDFIDRIWEDGVVIENFLKDFAYYLKEQFRKSEEVKVNFLLDTVSSIYFTLNEFKYEEDKRLLGYVLIYELYKNKRVKLLEKKLEDFENLDIENERKSYDNLETFDYLKEANRTSKKGFEKKEKIEDNSKKEIAEETMELELESESESNENIDISIFRKRIKKIMNELENLNMAFPFYFQNASFLEIEKEMLCIEVENDFIKNKIMGEDKRKIEEAINKVCKTNIEVKAVVLRNKVKSESKKFLDKMTEFFEGKILKQKNQE
- a CDS encoding alcohol acetyltransferase produces the protein MRKNEKVWYKLDAFAKTYSSIISEGRTTCFRLSIKFLENVDLEVLQKILPFLEKKYPFFNSELKKGIFWNYLQEKNTGFMLEKEKTYPCTDIQKNNPLRIIYYNNKLSVEIAHFLTDGGGAMIFFRDLIEKYLERKYFFIKNKTKFFTETEEEKNFEEVKNVEKDGYVNSYEKYLRKVSKEVTIKSAFHLPLKILKKGQYHITTGEILLSEIKKESKKHNTTIGKYLLAVYFKILLDRYSSAKNPIVIGVPVDLRKIFCENTYRNFFMNITPSIDASLGTYSLSEIITYLDNYFALKINEKEFYKSIYKAMNPVENILIQIVPYFIKRMFFPFIFDYYGERGYTTGFSNLGIFRIEPKYEKYILGFRFLPPPSKRCKVKVGVISDTKKIYINFGNLTTNYEIERDFFIYLRKRGIRSKIITNY
- the rplI gene encoding 50S ribosomal protein L9, producing MKIKVILTETIKGIGKKDEIIEVKDGYANNFLLNKNKAVLATPENINKLQKKNEKIEKNHARDVKEANELKDILAKKEVVLKVKAGENGKVFGSIGAKEISEAIKDQLNIEIDKKKISTSTRVKDLGLHTVELKLHSEVKGSIKVKVEAK
- a CDS encoding DUF6320 domain-containing protein, which gives rise to MYCVKCGVELEDGVKKCPLCETPVPQMEDLEKNIYESEYPKININIYELKMKRVKKTVFLSFFSISIISILEVLFQNIIMYKKLKWGYYTIPSILIFDLFLFILLDSYRMRTNLFICFFGLSGYFLILDYGDKVLTWSLKLGIPIVVAFTVIGLIFSFVWDKHKSDKLKILNFFIFFVGIFLLVLELIISQKMTWSIFSSIPLFILNILLRYSYKSYKEEFKRRLHL
- the dnaB gene encoding replicative DNA helicase, with amino-acid sequence MDIDDLNLTDERMGLPEKTYSIKAEEGLIGSIFLKPKIMSEILEIVNEEDFYKGSHKILFNEMKKAHENGKIIEVLVIVELLKKNNLLEEVGGEDTIYDFTEVVSTAANATTYARIIKEKSIQRQLIDVGEEIIKLSQNSYSSIEKIIDDAEKKIFEISKKKQHQDIIRVAELADQKIKLLDEYQNSTSELSGIPTGYFAFDQMTGGLHGSDLMILAARPAMGKTAFALNLAISVAKQNKHVLVYSLEMGNEQLFDRILSIMARIRLKSLKDNMLKKEEMFKMGEIFGEITEMPLYISDSASVNMMELKSTARRLKSEGKLDFLLIDYLQLISPQEGYRKSREQEISEISRSLKLLAKELNIPILTLSQLSRGVEQRNDKRPMLSDLRESGAIEQDADLVMFLYRDSYYKKNNFDDEEQGETSDDSSGSNANSSEGNEKGEEVELIIGKHRSGPIGTIKLSFEASYQQFLNIKDEQHLPPSE